The following coding sequences lie in one Vitis vinifera cultivar Pinot Noir 40024 chromosome 19, ASM3070453v1 genomic window:
- the LOC104877585 gene encoding uncharacterized protein LOC104877585 has translation MDTQQSRHVVLEDMPSDIVTPPILPVQMPATQTLHATSYDQAAVIPPIVTPVTIIEDPRSRMDKLERRVRQMRDLDEMISWDDPDDVPVATLPVGFRMPDMERYTGVGCPRIHLRLYSTVMRALGLGEAQLLTLFPLSLSGVTQRWYASLEPSRRRTWEDLTQEFLRQYSFSGDTSVTRRELEFLRQGSNESVFSFISRWREKAAEMIERPTERDHMSMFLRSLHPRFAQHLTGVPFQDFRSLVQALFDVDDGISRELWSDIIPSPDIEGKRVGGSSESYGDVCSADFQHRRPGYHPYARSLQIPRSDFPPLQHHHPHSVQQYPSVHPHTVTVRPSFQFQRPRTSIPRHEQSRSHRRRQRTYSDLGMPLDRAFERLVATGFLAPLAPRPPPSTLPPRFRAREFCAFHQMAGHRTDYCASLCHTIQDLIDSGAVSFPVPTTDTDLGPDMTADSFPAYSTHAVPPPSGLYHHVLDAQGTDIHRTL, from the coding sequence ATGGATACTCAGCAGAGTAGGCATGTAGTGCTCGAGGACATGCCATCTGATATAGTGACACCACCTATTCTACCTGTTCAGATGCCAGCTACACAGACTTTGCATGCTACTTCATATGATCAGGCTGCTGTCATTCCACCCATTGTCACACCAGTTACCATTATTGAGGATCCTCGTTCCCGTATGGACAAACTCGAGCGAAGGGTTAGACAGATGAGAGATCTTGATGAGATGATTTCATGGGATGACCCTGACGATGTGCCAGTGGCCACTTTGCCAGTCGGTTTCAGGATGCCTGATATGGAGAGATATACGGGTGTTGGATGTCCTCGTATTCATCTCAGGCTTTATAGCACAGTTATGAGGGCCCTTGGTCTAGGTGAGGCACAGTTGCTCACTTTGTTCCCATTGTCATTGAGTGGCGTGACACAGAGATGGTACGCTTCATTAGAGCCATCTCGTCGGAGAACTTGGGAGGACTTAACACAGGAGTTTCTGAGACAGTATTCCTTCAGTGGTGATACGAGCGTTACGCGCAGAGAGCTTGAGTTTCTTCGACAGGGATCAAATGagtctgttttttcttttatctcccgttggagggagaaggCCGCGGAGATGATTGAGCGACCTACTGAGAGAGATCATATGAGCATGTTTTTGAGGAGTTTGCATCCTAGGTTTGCTCAGCATCTGACAGGAGTCCCATTCCAGGATTTCAGATCATTGGTTCAGGCTTTATTCGATGTAGATGATGGCATCTCTAGAGAATTATGGTCAGATATTATTCCTTCTCCGGATATTGAGGGGAAGAGAGTTGGTGGATCATCTGAGAGCTATGGAGACGTATGTTCTGCGGATTTTCAGCATCGACGACCTGGTTATCATCCCTATGCGAGATCATTGCAGATACCCAGGAGTGATTTCCCGCCTTTACagcatcatcatcctcattcagtTCAGCAGTACCCTTCTGTGCATCCTCATACTGTCACGGTGCGACCTTCATTTCAGTTTCAGCGTCCACGGACTAGTATCCCACGGCATGAGCAGTCTCGTTCCCATCGGCGACGTCAGAGGACTTATTCCGATTTGGGGATGCCTTTGGATAGAGCTTTTGAGCGACTCGTAGCTACTGGCTTCTTAGCACCGTTGGCCCCTAGGCCACCTCCGAGTACCTTACCTCCACGTTTTCGTGCTCGCGAGTTCTGTGCATTTCACCAGATGGCAGGCCATCGTACTGATTATTGTGCTTCTCTATGTCATACCATACAGGATCTTATTGACAGTGGTGCGGTTAGCTTTCCCGTACCGACCACAGATACTGATCTTGGTCCAGATATGACTGCTGATTCCTTTCCAGCTTATtccacacatgcagttcctcctcctTCGGGCTTATACCATCACGTTTTGGACGCCCAGGGCACTGATATTCACAGGACACTTTGA